One window from the genome of Bacillus rossius redtenbacheri isolate Brsri chromosome 17, Brsri_v3, whole genome shotgun sequence encodes:
- the LOC134540982 gene encoding dynein light chain Tctex-type protein 2B-like: MSLQGASSTSTATGPRASSLAIPGLSMAGGPRVTMSPAKRQWERLQQALLARKDRLSQWVLPRATGMQRASLAPTIGLAGQLTTYQLEPETRFDCDRVRVIIQEVFVDNLERVQYDELAFKRLGVQIGEEVRSRIKRLNFDRYRLVCYVQLVQRRNQGFYSRARFLWDSERDDCASGYFETAHVFASCLVLGVYKE; encoded by the exons ATGTCCCTGCAGGGAGCCTCTAGCACGTCCACAGCAACGGGCCCCAGAGCATCCTCGCTGGCCATCCCCGGACTGTCAATGGCCGGGGGGCCCCGGGTCACCATGTCGCCGGCCAAGCGGCAGTGGGAGCGGCTGCAGCAGGCCCTCCTGGCCCGCAAGGACCGCCTGTCCCAGTGGGTGCTGCCGCGGGCGACCGGCATGCAGCGGGCGTCCCTGGCGCCCACCATCGGCCTCGCCGGCCAACTGACCACCTACCAGCTGGAGCCGGAGACCCGCTTCGACTGCGACCGCGTGCGTGTCATCATCCAGGAGGTCTTCGTGGACAATCTGGAACGTGTACA GTACGACGAGCTCGCGTTCAAGCGCCTCGGCGTGCAGATCGGCGAGGAGGTGCGCTCCAGGATCAAGCGCCTGAACTTCGACCGATACCGCCTCGTGTGCTACGTGCAGCTGGTGCAGCGGCGAAACCAGGGCTTCTACTCGCGCGCGCGCTTCCTGTGGGACAGCGAGCGGGACGACTGCGCCTCGGGCTACTTCGAGACGGCTCACGTGTTCGCGTCCTGCCTGGTGCTGGGGGTCTACAAGGAGTAG